In Bosea vestrisii, the following are encoded in one genomic region:
- a CDS encoding ABC transporter substrate-binding protein has protein sequence MRSLRHSCTVAALVAGLSLATAQAFAQPAGVLRVAVGADPATFDPAFNDLPVGNAVDLAVLEGLYRLDLQNNAQKNLATDSSFSPDGKVFTVKIKTGRTFSNGDPLNAEAVAASFNRMLDEKTGSIYRGLYASLGTIKAVGEDTVEFHLAEPNGHILMLLANTAASIVNVKALKEMGAEYGRKPVGSGPYMVERFVGGEGFRLVPNPKYAGDYPATLKAIDFSVVPEDGSRMALMETGAADIVERVPPESIEAINALKSAKVVTPPSMFSINMEMVLRGPLADPRVRKALNLAIDRDGIAKGVLGGLGTPSVGMVGPGTQDELRKTFPLIQFDPEGAKKLLAEAGYKPGQLALSFTCPTGRYIKDVQVCQALAGSFENVGIKATPLVVDRGTWTKVVGMEPAQRTDNMGMVGRATAGMDYTLYRLFFTGVGANRTGYSNPRVDGLLKEGRATTDPARQKEIYGEIQEIVWKDQPFLFLWYQTQAIGVANRVQGFAVQPNETLVFDRVTLK, from the coding sequence ATGCGCAGTCTTCGTCATTCGTGCACCGTGGCGGCACTCGTCGCCGGTCTGTCTCTGGCCACCGCGCAAGCCTTTGCTCAGCCCGCGGGTGTCCTGCGGGTGGCGGTGGGCGCCGACCCGGCGACATTTGATCCCGCCTTCAACGATCTGCCCGTGGGCAACGCGGTCGATCTCGCCGTGCTCGAAGGGCTCTACCGGCTTGACCTGCAGAACAACGCCCAGAAGAACCTGGCCACGGATTCGTCTTTCTCGCCAGACGGCAAAGTGTTTACCGTCAAGATCAAGACCGGCAGGACCTTCAGCAACGGCGACCCGCTCAATGCCGAGGCTGTCGCCGCCAGCTTCAATCGGATGCTCGACGAGAAGACAGGCTCGATCTATCGCGGCCTCTACGCTTCGCTCGGCACGATCAAGGCGGTCGGAGAGGATACCGTCGAGTTTCATCTCGCCGAACCCAACGGCCATATCCTGATGCTGCTCGCAAACACGGCAGCGAGTATCGTCAACGTCAAAGCGCTCAAGGAGATGGGGGCAGAGTACGGCCGCAAGCCGGTCGGCTCCGGTCCTTATATGGTGGAGCGCTTCGTCGGCGGTGAAGGGTTCAGGCTCGTGCCGAACCCGAAATATGCAGGCGACTATCCCGCGACCCTGAAAGCGATCGACTTCAGCGTCGTGCCGGAAGACGGATCGCGCATGGCTTTGATGGAAACCGGCGCAGCCGACATCGTCGAGCGCGTGCCACCAGAGTCGATTGAGGCGATCAACGCTCTGAAGAGCGCGAAGGTCGTGACGCCACCGAGCATGTTCTCCATCAACATGGAGATGGTCTTGCGCGGTCCGCTCGCCGATCCGCGGGTCCGAAAGGCTTTGAACCTCGCGATCGATCGTGACGGCATCGCCAAGGGCGTCCTCGGCGGACTCGGCACGCCGTCGGTCGGTATGGTGGGGCCCGGCACGCAGGATGAATTGCGCAAGACCTTCCCCTTGATCCAGTTCGATCCCGAAGGAGCAAAGAAGCTGCTGGCGGAAGCCGGCTACAAGCCGGGCCAGCTCGCTCTCAGCTTCACCTGCCCGACCGGGCGCTACATCAAGGATGTCCAGGTCTGCCAGGCGCTGGCGGGGTCCTTCGAGAATGTCGGCATCAAGGCGACACCGCTCGTCGTCGATCGCGGCACCTGGACCAAGGTGGTCGGCATGGAGCCGGCCCAACGCACCGACAATATGGGCATGGTCGGGCGTGCCACGGCCGGGATGGATTACACCCTCTACCGGCTCTTCTTCACCGGCGTCGGCGCCAACCGCACGGGCTACTCGAATCCGCGCGTGGACGGCCTTCTGAAGGAAGGCCGCGCTACGACTGATCCGGCCAGACAGAAGGAGATCTACGGAGAAATCCAGGAGATCGTCTGGAAGGATCAGCCCTTCCTCTTCCTCTGGTACCAAACCCAGGCGATCGGCGTTGCGAACCGCGTGCAGGGCTTTGCCGTCCAGCCCAACGAGACGCTGGTCTTCGACAGGGTGACCCTCAAGTAG
- a CDS encoding ABC transporter permease, which produces MVVLRRIGGALPTLFAVSLLVFLFVDLIPGDPAQILAGPTASNEEIESIRKFLGLNEPLLTRYGHFVRGIWDPAAATSFRTHRPVVVELAERLPNTLIVSIGGLAIGVLVGTLAGIVSAMRPGGAADAAITVLTLAGISMPIYWLGLLCIWLFAVNLGWLPAAGASTPLHFVLPILVIATRPAAMFSRLVAASLTEAMGKDYLDTARAKGLSETRVVLAHALRNSLIAAVSVAGVQFGGMLGGSVVTETVFGIPGVGRLLVDAVSRADYPVIQYAILMFAVFFVLINLVTDLLTQWLDPRTRDQERPA; this is translated from the coding sequence ATGGTCGTTCTCAGACGCATTGGCGGAGCGCTGCCGACGTTGTTTGCGGTCTCGCTCCTCGTCTTTCTCTTCGTCGACCTCATTCCGGGCGACCCGGCGCAGATCCTGGCTGGGCCGACCGCCTCCAACGAAGAGATCGAGAGCATTCGCAAGTTCCTCGGTCTCAACGAGCCGCTGCTCACACGCTACGGGCATTTCGTCCGCGGCATCTGGGATCCGGCTGCCGCGACCTCGTTTCGCACCCATCGTCCGGTCGTGGTTGAACTGGCGGAGCGTTTGCCGAACACGCTGATCGTCTCGATCGGCGGCCTCGCGATCGGCGTCCTCGTCGGCACGCTCGCCGGCATTGTCAGCGCCATGCGTCCGGGCGGGGCGGCGGATGCGGCAATCACCGTGCTGACGCTCGCCGGCATCTCGATGCCGATCTATTGGCTAGGACTGCTCTGCATCTGGCTGTTCGCCGTCAATCTCGGCTGGCTGCCGGCAGCAGGCGCCTCGACGCCCCTGCATTTCGTCCTGCCGATCCTTGTGATCGCTACGCGCCCCGCCGCCATGTTTAGTCGCCTTGTCGCGGCGAGCCTGACCGAGGCAATGGGCAAGGACTATCTCGATACGGCCCGCGCCAAGGGGCTCAGCGAGACCCGTGTCGTACTCGCCCACGCGCTGCGCAATTCATTGATCGCGGCGGTCAGCGTCGCCGGCGTGCAGTTCGGCGGCATGCTCGGCGGCTCGGTCGTGACCGAAACCGTCTTCGGCATCCCCGGCGTCGGGCGGCTGCTCGTCGATGCGGTATCGCGCGCAGACTATCCGGTCATCCAGTACGCGATCTTGATGTTCGCGGTCTTCTTCGTCCTCATCAATCTCGTCACCGACCTGCTGACGCAATGGCTCGACCCGCGCACGCGGGACCAAGAGAGGCCGGCATGA